The Sphaerospermopsis torques-reginae ITEP-024 genome has a window encoding:
- a CDS encoding DUF362 domain-containing protein: MQTPKPAVSLIRAKSYEQEALRESLTTLLAPLGGIAAFVKKGDRVLLKPNLLTGSRPTKECTTRPELVRAVAEMVLEVGGKPFLGDSPAFGSAKGVATANGLLPILEDLNIPIVEFHGKRYQTVNDNFNHLLLSKEAMEADVIINLPKVKSHMQLTVTLGVKNLFGCVPGKMKAWWHMEAGKDAARFGEMLVETARAINPSLTILDGIIGHEGNGPSGGEPRDLGVLAASDHVFALDRAVLEILKVDPLQVPTVAASQKLGICPELSEIEFPNLSPDLLQIEDWRLPDNLMSIDFAMPRVIKSTFRHLYIRFIKEPMGAYAKG; the protein is encoded by the coding sequence ATGCAGACACCAAAACCAGCCGTTAGTTTAATTCGGGCTAAATCTTACGAACAAGAGGCTTTAAGAGAATCCTTGACTACGCTGTTAGCACCTTTGGGGGGAATAGCAGCTTTTGTGAAAAAGGGCGATCGCGTACTTTTAAAACCTAATTTACTCACCGGTTCTCGTCCTACTAAAGAATGTACCACACGCCCGGAATTAGTCCGCGCTGTGGCTGAAATGGTGCTGGAAGTGGGAGGTAAACCATTTTTGGGAGATAGTCCCGCTTTTGGTAGTGCTAAAGGTGTCGCTACAGCTAATGGGTTATTACCAATTTTGGAAGATTTGAATATTCCTATTGTGGAATTTCACGGTAAACGTTATCAAACTGTGAATGATAATTTCAATCATCTGTTACTATCAAAAGAAGCAATGGAAGCAGATGTAATTATCAATTTACCTAAAGTTAAATCTCATATGCAATTAACTGTAACTTTGGGTGTGAAAAATCTCTTTGGTTGTGTACCTGGTAAAATGAAAGCCTGGTGGCACATGGAGGCAGGAAAAGATGCCGCAAGATTTGGGGAAATGTTGGTAGAAACTGCCAGAGCAATTAATCCTAGTTTAACCATTTTAGATGGTATTATTGGTCATGAAGGTAATGGTCCTAGTGGTGGTGAACCTCGTGATTTAGGTGTTTTAGCAGCTTCGGATCATGTGTTTGCTTTAGATCGGGCAGTGTTAGAAATTCTCAAAGTTGATCCTCTACAAGTTCCCACAGTTGCAGCTTCTCAAAAATTGGGTATTTGTCCAGAATTAAGTGAAATTGAATTCCCTAATTTATCTCCTGATCTCTTACAAATAGAAGATTGGCGTTTACCTGATAATTTAATGTCAATTGACTTTGCAATGCCCCGTGTCATTAAATCTACTTTTAGGCATCTTTATATCCGGTTTATTAAAGAACCAATGGGTGCTTACGCTAAAGGATAA
- a CDS encoding anthranilate phosphoribosyltransferase family protein: MSHTFKEFIQKVGSGSHTSENLTRTEADTAMKMMLLAEAKPAQIGAFLIAHRIKRPTGEELAGMLDAYYELGPKLQPINNNHHQIPIVLGIPYDGRTRTAPINIITALLLASAGQPVIMHGGDRYPTKYGLPLIEIWQKLGVNWNNLSLEKSQEIFNKTHLGFIYTPHHFPLTNTLWEYREQLGKRPPLATMELIWCPYAGDAHIIAGFVHPPTEAMFQTALELQGVKKYTFVKGLEGSCDLPRDRTAIISVSSSTTQEIERLHLVPREYGFTPKNVPLGTTEELIKDMQSVLAGNDSELMQTALWNGGFYLWHCGISPDIATGIDKARELFTSGLVAAKLQEVIGNW; this comes from the coding sequence ATGTCTCATACATTTAAAGAATTTATCCAAAAAGTCGGTAGCGGTAGTCATACTTCAGAAAATTTAACTCGTACTGAAGCTGATACCGCCATGAAAATGATGTTATTAGCTGAAGCTAAACCTGCACAAATAGGAGCTTTTTTAATTGCTCACCGTATTAAACGCCCCACAGGTGAAGAATTAGCAGGAATGTTAGATGCTTATTATGAACTCGGACCTAAATTACAACCAATTAACAATAATCATCATCAAATTCCCATCGTTTTAGGTATACCTTATGATGGCAGAACTCGCACTGCACCAATTAATATTATTACAGCTTTATTATTAGCATCTGCGGGACAACCTGTAATTATGCACGGAGGCGATCGCTATCCGACAAAATACGGTTTACCTTTAATAGAAATTTGGCAAAAGTTAGGCGTTAATTGGAATAATTTATCTTTAGAAAAAAGCCAGGAAATATTTAATAAAACTCATCTTGGTTTTATTTACACACCGCATCATTTTCCCCTCACTAACACTCTTTGGGAATATCGAGAACAATTAGGAAAACGGCCACCATTAGCAACAATGGAATTAATTTGGTGTCCTTATGCTGGTGATGCTCATATTATTGCCGGTTTTGTTCATCCACCCACTGAAGCTATGTTTCAAACTGCTTTAGAATTGCAAGGAGTGAAAAAATATACCTTCGTTAAAGGTTTAGAAGGTAGTTGTGACTTACCACGCGATCGCACTGCCATTATTAGCGTATCATCATCCACAACACAAGAAATAGAAAGGTTACACCTCGTACCCCGTGAATATGGTTTTACCCCCAAAAACGTCCCCCTGGGTACAACCGAAGAACTCATCAAAGATATGCAATCTGTTTTAGCTGGAAATGACAGCGAACTGATGCAAACAGCTTTATGGAATGGCGGTTTTTACCTATGGCACTGTGGCATTTCTCCAGATATTGCGACTGGTATAGACAAAGCCAGAGAATTATTTACCAGTGGTTTAGTAGCTGCTAAACTACAAGAGGTAATAGGTAATTGGTAA
- a CDS encoding LysR family transcriptional regulator, producing the protein MRLEQLQAFLAIAQTGSFQQAAKKCGVTQSTISRQIQGLEADLGVELFHRTTHAKLTLGGERLLPRVRKICQEWDTAISELADLVAGKQPELCIAAIHSICASYLPPVLQKFCHDYPQVQLRVTSLGSDRSLKVLKDGLVDLAIVMHNRFLITGKEMVVKTLYDEPIEVLTAASHPLAKFASIPWNELIKYPQVVFKDGYGMQRLIQDSFDKLGTKLQAALEVNTLDAFRGVVRQGELIALLPHSALIEAKFDPSLAVRPLDNNSNLPDNSSSSLTRRVVMVTTQDRLQIPPIQHFWQLVSDNIPPKLEQQRTA; encoded by the coding sequence ATGCGTTTAGAGCAGTTACAAGCTTTTTTGGCGATCGCCCAAACTGGCAGTTTTCAACAAGCAGCAAAAAAATGTGGTGTCACCCAATCTACAATTAGTAGACAAATTCAGGGTTTAGAAGCAGATTTAGGTGTAGAACTGTTTCACAGAACCACCCACGCTAAACTCACATTGGGGGGTGAACGTTTGCTTCCCCGTGTGCGGAAAATTTGCCAAGAATGGGATACAGCAATTTCAGAATTAGCAGATTTAGTAGCAGGAAAGCAACCAGAATTATGTATTGCGGCCATTCATTCTATTTGTGCTTCTTACTTACCACCAGTGTTACAAAAATTTTGTCATGATTATCCCCAAGTACAATTAAGAGTAACATCATTAGGAAGCGATCGCTCTCTCAAAGTCCTCAAAGATGGACTTGTAGATTTAGCAATAGTCATGCACAATCGCTTTTTAATCACTGGTAAAGAAATGGTCGTAAAAACATTATATGATGAACCGATAGAAGTATTAACAGCAGCGAGTCATCCCCTGGCGAAATTTGCATCTATACCCTGGAACGAATTAATTAAATATCCCCAGGTAGTATTTAAAGATGGCTATGGAATGCAGCGTTTAATTCAAGATAGTTTTGATAAACTAGGAACAAAACTGCAAGCAGCATTAGAAGTAAATACTTTAGATGCTTTTCGCGGAGTAGTCCGTCAAGGAGAACTAATAGCTTTATTACCTCATTCAGCATTAATAGAAGCAAAATTTGATCCTAGTCTTGCAGTTCGTCCTCTAGACAATAATAGTAATTTACCAGATAATTCTAGTTCTAGTTTAACTCGTCGCGTAGTCATGGTAACAACTCAAGACCGTTTACAAATTCCTCCTATTCAACATTTTTGGCAATTAGTCAGTGATAACATTCCCCCAAAATTAGAACAACAGCGGACAGCATAA
- a CDS encoding type II toxin-antitoxin system RelE/ParE family toxin gives MNYVLVFRPEVREELDEAYIWYQNQQAGLGDEFLDCVDEMLNRICQMPESYAVVYLDVRRVVVRRFPYAIYYRIVSSRIIVTAIFHSRRDPKSWQMRT, from the coding sequence ATGAATTATGTTCTAGTTTTTCGTCCAGAAGTTCGTGAAGAACTAGATGAGGCGTATATATGGTATCAAAATCAGCAAGCAGGACTTGGTGATGAGTTTTTAGACTGCGTGGATGAAATGCTAAATCGCATTTGTCAAATGCCAGAATCTTATGCAGTGGTCTATCTTGACGTGCGACGGGTAGTAGTGCGACGTTTTCCCTACGCCATATACTACCGAATTGTGTCGAGTCGTATAATTGTGACAGCAATTTTTCACAGTCGAAGAGATCCAAAATCATGGCAAATGCGAACCTAA
- a CDS encoding addiction module protein, translating into MDISTTLNQIKALSIAERISIVQEILASIAAEQAYPDLTTAQKQELDRRITDYESNPDNVMTWEEIKTSIRGKQ; encoded by the coding sequence ATGGACATCAGTACAACCTTAAATCAGATCAAAGCTCTGAGTATTGCAGAGAGAATTAGTATTGTCCAAGAGATTTTAGCAAGTATCGCAGCAGAACAAGCATATCCTGATTTAACAACAGCGCAAAAACAAGAACTTGATCGTCGCATCACTGATTATGAATCAAATCCAGATAATGTGATGACATGGGAAGAAATTAAAACTTCAATTAGAGGAAAACAATGA
- a CDS encoding type II toxin-antitoxin system HicA family toxin, translating to MKSMTGKELAKILEKHDWVLIRIQGSHHIYGKPGMNVKISVPIHGNKDIKIGLLRHLLKQAELFDYLD from the coding sequence ATGAAATCAATGACGGGTAAGGAATTAGCTAAAATCTTGGAAAAACATGATTGGGTATTAATTAGAATCCAAGGAAGTCATCATATTTATGGTAAACCGGGTATGAATGTAAAAATATCTGTGCCTATTCATGGCAATAAAGATATTAAAATAGGATTGCTAAGACACTTATTAAAACAAGCGGAATTATTTGATTATCTTGATTAA
- a CDS encoding inorganic diphosphatase: protein MDLSLIPAQPKPGVVNVLIEIPGGSKNKYEFDKDLNAFALDRVLSSSVQYPYDYGFIPNTLADDGDPLDGMVIMDEPTFPGCIIAARPIGFLEMIDGGDRDEKILCVPAKDPRYANVNSLKDIHPHRLDEIAEFFRSYKNLEKKVTEILGWQDVDRVAPLVEKFIAAAKK from the coding sequence GTGGATTTATCTCTTATTCCTGCCCAACCTAAACCGGGTGTAGTTAATGTTTTGATTGAAATACCAGGCGGGAGTAAAAATAAATACGAATTTGACAAGGATTTAAACGCTTTTGCCCTAGACCGAGTGCTTTCTTCTTCGGTACAATACCCTTATGACTATGGCTTTATACCCAACACCTTAGCTGATGATGGTGATCCTCTGGATGGGATGGTAATCATGGATGAACCAACTTTTCCAGGTTGTATCATTGCTGCTAGACCAATTGGTTTTTTGGAAATGATTGACGGTGGCGATCGCGATGAAAAAATTCTTTGTGTTCCCGCCAAAGATCCACGTTATGCCAATGTAAACTCCCTCAAAGACATCCATCCCCACCGTTTAGACGAAATTGCTGAATTTTTCCGTTCTTACAAAAATTTGGAGAAAAAGGTAACAGAAATTCTCGGTTGGCAGGATGTAGACAGGGTTGCACCCTTAGTAGAAAAGTTCATCGCTGCTGCTAAAAAATAA
- a CDS encoding type II toxin-antitoxin system HicB family antitoxin: protein MKLKIIVHQAEEGGYWAEVPSLPGCATQGDSFEELLQNLYEAIEGYLSVDINDIQLQDNAKVLEIAI, encoded by the coding sequence ATGAAACTAAAAATCATTGTACATCAAGCAGAAGAAGGCGGATATTGGGCGGAAGTTCCTTCTCTTCCAGGTTGTGCTACTCAAGGAGATTCTTTTGAGGAACTTTTACAAAATTTATATGAAGCTATTGAAGGCTATTTATCAGTAGATATCAATGATATTCAACTACAAGATAATGCTAAGGTTTTAGAAATAGCTATATGA
- a CDS encoding UPF0175 family protein gives MSLQLKINYPETLPDAVGKTREQFEQEAKWAMAVKLYEMKRLSSGMAAGLLGVERVTFMMKLNDYGVPLIDLSEEELLSDMENA, from the coding sequence ATTTCTTTACAACTTAAAATTAACTACCCTGAAACTTTACCTGATGCTGTTGGTAAAACTAGAGAACAGTTTGAACAAGAAGCAAAATGGGCTATGGCTGTAAAATTATATGAAATGAAACGCCTTTCTTCTGGTATGGCTGCGGGTTTATTAGGAGTTGAGAGAGTGACTTTTATGATGAAATTAAATGATTATGGAGTACCGTTAATTGATTTAAGTGAAGAAGAATTATTATCAGATATGGAAAATGCCTAA
- a CDS encoding MBL fold metallo-hydrolase — protein MSNFEPSDSQSYVNDQLTPPLNHLAGEFWVKFWGVRGLIPTPNSHTCRYGSNTACVEIYVAGKRLIFDGGTGLRILGKTWQQQEEALEAHLFFTNSQSNRIQGFPFFAPAFVTDNCFHIYGTAASNGASIKQCLCDQMLQPHFPYPLQVMESELLFYNLTPGNVIELGEIKVTTALINKYQRSIGYKVSWGNHSIAYTTDLHKSLDIQEQNQILPIIQDVDLLVANATYTPPTDKNHEYGELLWKTPVELAQTANVKKLVISHHHPDDDDDFLDKIQDEVKSIFPNVVLASEGMMLYVGKS, from the coding sequence ATGTCAAATTTTGAGCCTTCTGATTCCCAAAGCTACGTCAATGATCAATTAACTCCTCCGCTTAATCACCTTGCTGGGGAGTTTTGGGTTAAATTTTGGGGTGTACGAGGTTTAATTCCTACCCCAAACAGTCACACCTGCCGCTATGGTAGTAATACTGCTTGTGTAGAAATATACGTAGCAGGAAAACGCTTGATTTTTGATGGAGGTACTGGCTTACGCATTTTAGGGAAAACTTGGCAACAACAAGAAGAAGCTCTGGAAGCCCATTTATTTTTTACCAACTCCCAATCAAATCGTATCCAAGGATTTCCCTTTTTCGCCCCGGCATTTGTGACGGACAATTGTTTTCATATTTACGGTACGGCTGCTTCCAATGGTGCATCAATTAAACAATGTCTGTGCGATCAGATGCTCCAACCTCACTTTCCTTACCCTTTACAGGTAATGGAGTCAGAGTTGCTTTTTTATAACCTGACTCCTGGCAACGTCATAGAATTAGGTGAGATAAAAGTGACAACAGCCTTAATTAATAAATATCAGAGATCCATAGGCTACAAGGTGAGTTGGGGAAACCATAGTATTGCTTATACAACAGATTTACATAAGAGTCTTGATATACAAGAACAAAACCAGATTTTACCCATTATTCAAGATGTTGATTTATTAGTTGCTAATGCTACCTATACTCCACCAACTGATAAAAATCATGAATATGGGGAATTGCTATGGAAAACTCCAGTAGAATTGGCTCAAACTGCTAATGTGAAAAAATTGGTGATATCTCACCATCACCCAGATGATGATGATGATTTTCTAGACAAAATTCAGGATGAAGTTAAGTCTATTTTTCCTAATGTTGTACTAGCTTCTGAAGGTATGATGTTGTATGTAGGGAAGAGTTGA
- a CDS encoding DUF433 domain-containing protein: MSNLLERITINPKQCGGRPCIRGMRIRVSDVLDLFAVGLNAEEILEEMPDLEADDLKAALLYASRKLNHPVLVA; encoded by the coding sequence ATGTCAAATTTGTTGGAAAGAATTACAATTAATCCTAAACAATGTGGTGGTCGTCCCTGTATTCGGGGAATGAGAATTAGGGTATCAGATGTATTAGATTTGTTTGCTGTTGGTTTAAATGCTGAAGAAATACTAGAGGAAATGCCGGATCTTGAAGCTGATGATCTTAAAGCTGCACTTTTATACGCTTCACGAAAACTCAATCATCCGGTGTTAGTTGCATGA
- a CDS encoding ubiquinol-cytochrome c reductase iron-sulfur subunit: protein MKRREFFNWVGLGLLASSLPVAIAACTTDTTTTASSPSQGAAKDWQKIGTVAELDKTGQLLVEDSPVGAVLVVGTSKAAKNLIAVNPTCTHQGCTVAWKTDKNQFVCPCHDAKFARDGKVQAAPAEKPLRTYLAKIENDSVFVKPA, encoded by the coding sequence ATGAAACGTCGTGAATTTTTCAACTGGGTCGGTTTAGGTTTATTAGCAAGTTCCTTACCTGTAGCTATAGCAGCTTGTACTACAGACACAACAACAACAGCATCTTCCCCTTCTCAGGGTGCTGCTAAAGACTGGCAAAAAATCGGTACTGTAGCAGAATTAGACAAAACAGGGCAATTATTAGTAGAAGATTCTCCAGTAGGTGCAGTGTTGGTAGTTGGTACATCTAAAGCTGCAAAAAATTTAATTGCTGTTAACCCTACCTGCACTCATCAAGGTTGTACCGTTGCATGGAAAACAGATAAAAATCAATTTGTCTGTCCCTGTCATGATGCAAAATTTGCCCGTGATGGTAAAGTGCAAGCAGCACCAGCCGAAAAACCGCTAAGAACCTACCTAGCTAAGATTGAAAATGATTCTGTGTTTGTTAAACCAGCTTAG
- the panD gene encoding aspartate 1-decarboxylase, protein MQRTLLLAKIHNCTLTGANINYVGSISIDQVLLDKSGILPYEQVQVVNNANGQRFITYAIPAPANSGIIELNGAAARLGIIGDRLIIMTYGQFTLEELKNYSPTVVIVDEQNRILEVRNYDDLLSKL, encoded by the coding sequence ATGCAGCGCACTCTCCTTTTGGCTAAAATTCATAACTGTACCCTCACAGGGGCAAATATTAACTATGTGGGTAGTATCAGTATCGATCAAGTTCTTTTAGATAAATCTGGTATTTTACCTTATGAACAAGTACAAGTAGTGAATAATGCTAATGGTCAGCGTTTTATTACTTATGCAATTCCGGCTCCAGCTAACTCAGGAATCATTGAGTTGAATGGTGCGGCCGCAAGGCTAGGCATCATAGGCGATCGCTTGATTATAATGACTTACGGGCAGTTTACACTAGAGGAGTTAAAAAATTACTCTCCCACGGTCGTCATTGTGGACGAACAAAACCGAATTTTAGAAGTAAGAAATTACGATGATCTGCTCAGTAAGCTCTAA